From a region of the Leptospira kmetyi serovar Malaysia str. Bejo-Iso9 genome:
- a CDS encoding glycosyltransferase family 1 protein — MTGLEKNFRVDVKHSVLYSSNEYLKDRNLFPLKKEYSYQDWFPSVRFRGMYRIFRLLQRLGLLPDPQREMVSLIKKEIANEDFDLFHPTYYSPYFLKDLSPRQKPYVLTVHDLIHEKFPDYFPDALQVIENKKAIIKNAHSIIVISQSTKTDLLKHYGFPEDKIKVIHHGVSFSANSLNKKNPVLLKKNYLLFTGNRSYYKNFSFFLRSIKSIFQEFPEIQLYCVGGGAFNKEEMQLIRELGLSKRVVHFRFENDEELAEYYRNALLFVFPSRYEGFGIPLLEAFSCECPVACSNTSSFPEVAGDAAFYFDPDRSDSIYTALRTAVMEPERRQEMVRNGKAQLAKFSWEKATKQTYELYQSIINN; from the coding sequence ATGACCGGGCTTGAAAAGAATTTCAGGGTCGATGTGAAACATTCGGTTTTATATTCTTCGAACGAATATCTTAAAGATCGAAATCTATTTCCATTAAAGAAAGAATATTCGTATCAGGATTGGTTTCCATCGGTCCGGTTCCGAGGAATGTATCGTATTTTTCGTTTGCTACAAAGATTAGGTTTGCTTCCGGACCCGCAAAGAGAAATGGTTTCTTTGATTAAGAAAGAAATCGCGAATGAAGACTTTGATCTTTTTCATCCGACTTATTATTCTCCGTATTTTTTGAAGGATCTGTCGCCCAGACAGAAGCCATATGTTTTGACTGTTCATGATCTAATCCACGAAAAGTTTCCTGATTATTTTCCGGACGCTTTGCAGGTCATTGAAAATAAAAAGGCTATTATAAAGAACGCACATTCCATTATCGTAATTTCACAGAGTACAAAAACAGATTTATTGAAACACTATGGTTTTCCAGAAGATAAAATCAAAGTGATCCATCACGGTGTATCTTTTTCAGCTAATTCTTTGAATAAAAAAAATCCTGTTCTGTTAAAAAAGAATTATCTTCTTTTTACGGGGAATCGCTCCTATTATAAAAACTTCTCCTTTTTCTTAAGAAGTATCAAATCGATCTTTCAAGAATTTCCTGAGATTCAATTGTATTGTGTTGGCGGCGGCGCGTTTAACAAAGAGGAGATGCAGTTGATTCGGGAATTGGGTTTATCGAAAAGAGTGGTGCATTTTCGATTCGAGAACGACGAAGAGTTGGCAGAATACTATAGAAATGCGTTGTTGTTTGTTTTTCCCTCCCGCTATGAAGGATTTGGGATTCCGCTTTTAGAAGCGTTTAGTTGCGAATGCCCCGTTGCTTGTAGCAACACATCGAGTTTTCCGGAAGTCGCCGGGGACGCCGCTTTTTATTTTGACCCGGATCGTTCCGATTCGATTTATACCGCTCTAAGGACTGCCGTCATGGAGCCGGAGCGGCGTCAAGAGATGGTTCGAAACGGAAAGGCACAACTTGCGAAGTTTTCCTGGGAAAAGGCGACCAAGCAAACCTATGAACTCTATCAAAGTATTATAAATAACTAA
- a CDS encoding dTDP-4-dehydrorhamnose reductase family protein: MKPSYKVLILGASGMLGSALYKILSDKFDYQVFGTIRSQEYLKFFSESERKNLITHFDATNQDELARVFNELKPDLVINCIGIIKQQKVAEDPLTILPINSLLPHRLSNLCKLINARLILISTDCVFNGKKGMYTESDVPNAEDLYGKSKEIGEVAHESHVLTIRTSIIGHELSSTYSLVNWFLSQKEKVKGFKKAIFSGFPASEIAEIIGTKIIPNSTLSGLYHVSAEPISKYDLLSLVRKVYAKDIQIIESEDVIIDRSLDSKKFRQEVDFQPKSWESLIQEMKEYNEKYLDLNHVS, encoded by the coding sequence GTGAAACCATCTTATAAAGTTCTTATCCTCGGCGCATCCGGGATGCTTGGAAGCGCGTTATATAAAATTCTTTCCGATAAATTCGATTATCAAGTTTTCGGAACGATCCGTAGCCAAGAATATCTGAAATTTTTCAGCGAATCGGAAAGGAAGAATCTGATAACGCATTTTGACGCAACGAACCAGGACGAACTCGCACGTGTCTTTAACGAATTAAAACCCGATTTAGTGATCAACTGCATCGGAATCATCAAACAACAAAAGGTCGCGGAAGATCCCTTAACGATCTTACCGATCAATTCCTTATTGCCGCATCGTTTATCGAATTTGTGCAAGTTGATAAACGCAAGATTGATTTTAATCAGCACGGATTGCGTTTTTAACGGTAAAAAAGGAATGTATACAGAATCAGACGTTCCGAACGCGGAAGATCTCTATGGAAAATCGAAAGAGATCGGGGAAGTGGCACATGAATCCCATGTTTTGACGATCCGAACTTCGATTATCGGACACGAACTGAGTTCCACATATTCTTTGGTAAATTGGTTTTTGTCCCAGAAAGAAAAAGTAAAAGGTTTCAAAAAGGCGATTTTTTCAGGATTTCCAGCTTCGGAAATCGCGGAGATCATCGGAACCAAGATAATACCGAATTCCACGTTAAGCGGTCTTTATCACGTCTCGGCCGAGCCGATTTCGAAATACGATTTGCTTTCTTTGGTTCGAAAAGTTTACGCTAAAGATATTCAAATTATTGAAAGTGAAGACGTAATCATAGACCGCTCCTTGGATTCGAAGAAGTTTAGGCAGGAAGTGGATTTTCAACCTAAATCATGGGAGTCCTTAATTCAAGAGATGAAAGAATACAACGAAAAATACCTGGATCTGAATCATGTTTCATAA
- the wecB gene encoding non-hydrolyzing UDP-N-acetylglucosamine 2-epimerase has product MLKVMTIVGTRPELIKMSRVIAELDRNFKHILVHSGQNYDYELNQVFFEDLEIRKPDHFLNVAGESASATIAQVLLKADEVFEKEKPDALLLYGDTNTCLAVISAKRRKIPIFHMEAGNRCFDQRVPEELNRKVVDHLSDINLVLTEHARRYLLDEGIKPETVIKTGSHMDEVLEYYKDKIDRSDILDKLKLEKNRFFIVSSHREENVDTRENLKNLLESLNAICEEYKLPVIVSTHPRTKKRLEDFQEIEMNPKITFLKPFGFLDYVKLQKEALCILSDSGTITEEASLLDLPAITIRNAHERPEGMDVGTLIMSGLSKERVLDSVKIVVKQREGGVRKNRVVEDYSVGQVSKKIVNIVQSYTDYINRTVWHKS; this is encoded by the coding sequence ATGCTTAAGGTGATGACCATTGTAGGTACGAGACCCGAGTTGATCAAGATGAGCAGGGTCATCGCCGAGTTGGATCGAAACTTCAAACATATTCTCGTCCATTCCGGACAGAATTACGATTACGAACTCAATCAGGTTTTTTTCGAAGATCTCGAGATCAGAAAGCCGGATCATTTCTTGAACGTCGCCGGAGAATCCGCGAGCGCCACGATCGCTCAGGTTCTTTTAAAGGCCGACGAAGTATTCGAAAAAGAAAAACCGGACGCTTTGCTATTATACGGAGATACAAACACGTGTTTGGCGGTGATTTCCGCGAAACGAAGAAAGATTCCTATCTTTCACATGGAAGCGGGAAATCGATGTTTCGATCAGCGTGTGCCGGAAGAATTGAATCGTAAGGTTGTCGATCATCTAAGCGATATAAATCTCGTTTTAACGGAACACGCAAGACGATATCTTTTGGACGAGGGGATTAAACCGGAAACCGTAATCAAAACCGGTTCTCACATGGACGAAGTCCTCGAATACTATAAGGATAAGATCGATCGATCCGATATTTTAGATAAATTGAAACTGGAAAAGAATCGATTCTTTATCGTGAGTTCTCACCGGGAAGAGAACGTGGATACTCGGGAGAATCTAAAAAATCTATTAGAATCTTTGAATGCGATCTGCGAAGAATATAAATTGCCCGTAATCGTATCGACACATCCTAGAACGAAAAAAAGACTCGAAGATTTTCAGGAAATCGAAATGAATCCTAAGATCACGTTTCTAAAGCCCTTTGGATTTTTGGATTACGTAAAGTTGCAAAAAGAAGCGCTTTGTATTTTATCCGATAGCGGAACGATCACGGAAGAGGCGTCTCTTCTGGATCTTCCCGCGATCACGATTCGAAACGCACACGAAAGGCCGGAAGGAATGGACGTTGGAACGTTGATCATGAGCGGTCTTTCCAAGGAACGCGTTCTTGATTCCGTAAAAATCGTCGTAAAACAACGAGAAGGTGGAGTTCGTAAAAATCGCGTGGTCGAGGATTATTCCGTGGGTCAGGTTTCAAAAAAGATTGTCAATATCGTTCAAAGTTATACGGACTATATCAATCGCACCGTTTGGCATAAAAGTTAA
- a CDS encoding flippase, with translation MLKNLYTRYPNLEKILHNGGWLFFDKIFRMGAGMLLGVWIARYLGPDTYGKLNYVIAYIALVGSFTNLGLDGIAVRELIKEKNVREEVISTSFVLQFFAGLLAYGISIILIFYLRPNEVDIFWMVCLIGFTLSFRAIGVVKYWYEAQVLSKYFVWLENSIFVIFSGIRVFLIVKGFDIFAFVWIGLVESLLVLIGYYFLYKFHNGTLSVRHTNWKRAVSLLRDSWMLLLSGLAIIIYMRIDQIMIGQMLGDEAVGVYTAAVKISEVWYFIPMAIASSLFPSILKAKEFDQKLYLERLRLLHSFMLVIALMIAIPMTFASAPMIEILFGNKFSEAGAVLAIHIWAGVFVFLGVASSRYYLTENLQKVELYKSIVGCVTNVVLNYFLIPIYGVKGAAIATVISQFFASVLFNLLLKRTREIFFIQLQSVLLWSMFRQLNQLRKSV, from the coding sequence ATGTTAAAAAATCTCTATACCCGTTACCCGAATCTTGAAAAGATTCTGCATAACGGAGGATGGCTTTTTTTCGATAAGATTTTTCGAATGGGAGCCGGAATGCTCCTGGGTGTTTGGATCGCTCGGTACCTCGGTCCGGATACCTACGGAAAGCTTAATTACGTGATCGCATATATCGCGTTAGTCGGTAGTTTTACGAATTTAGGTTTGGATGGAATTGCAGTTCGAGAATTAATCAAAGAAAAAAACGTAAGGGAAGAAGTGATATCGACTTCTTTCGTTCTTCAATTCTTTGCGGGTCTTCTTGCGTATGGAATCAGTATTATTCTTATCTTTTATTTAAGACCGAACGAAGTCGATATCTTCTGGATGGTTTGTCTGATCGGGTTTACCCTGAGTTTTCGAGCGATCGGTGTCGTTAAGTATTGGTATGAGGCTCAGGTTCTATCGAAATATTTCGTCTGGTTGGAAAATTCTATATTCGTAATCTTCTCTGGAATCCGAGTTTTTCTTATCGTAAAAGGTTTCGACATATTCGCATTCGTTTGGATCGGCTTGGTCGAATCGCTTCTCGTTTTGATCGGTTATTATTTTCTTTACAAGTTCCACAACGGAACCTTATCCGTTCGTCATACGAATTGGAAACGAGCTGTCTCTCTTCTTCGTGACAGCTGGATGTTATTGTTATCGGGACTTGCGATCATTATTTATATGAGAATCGATCAAATCATGATCGGTCAAATGTTGGGGGATGAAGCGGTCGGCGTTTATACAGCGGCCGTAAAGATTAGCGAGGTCTGGTATTTTATACCGATGGCAATCGCTTCTTCCTTGTTTCCGTCGATTCTCAAGGCAAAAGAATTCGATCAGAAATTATACCTGGAACGATTACGCCTTCTTCATTCATTTATGTTGGTCATCGCTTTGATGATTGCGATACCGATGACGTTTGCCTCGGCTCCGATGATCGAAATTCTTTTCGGAAATAAATTTTCCGAAGCCGGTGCGGTTTTGGCGATTCACATTTGGGCAGGCGTGTTCGTATTCTTGGGCGTCGCGAGCAGTCGTTATTATCTTACCGAAAATTTACAAAAGGTGGAACTCTACAAAAGTATCGTCGGTTGCGTTACGAATGTCGTATTGAATTATTTTTTGATTCCGATCTACGGAGTGAAAGGCGCCGCGATCGCCACTGTGATTTCTCAATTTTTTGCCAGCGTGTTATTCAATCTTCTCTTAAAAAGGACTAGAGAAATCTTTTTTATACAACTTCAATCGGTTTTGTTATGGTCGATGTTTCGTCAGTTGAATCAGCTTCGGAAGTCCGTATAA
- a CDS encoding glycosyltransferase family 4 protein, producing the protein MRICIVVDDYMPHSTKIAAKMMHDLAKGFLSLGHQVVVVTPGPELSDPYKITDLDGIKIYRFRSGQIKNVSKIKRAINESLLSWRAWRSLRNVFSKESNELILYYSPSIFWGPLIKKLKKLWKAHSYLVLRDFFPQWAIDNGLLGKNSFITHYFRFFESINYEAADRIGIQSPKNLEWFQTRFARNKGTEVLYNWAENSPNDSVKKKQSYRSKLGLEGKVVFFYGGNIGHAQDMGNILRLAENLKENKNAHFLLIGNGDEVELVREGIRRSSLNNLTLLGPVPQDEFKKILEEFDIGLFSLHKNHQTHNFPGKVLGYMVQAMPILGCVNPGNDLKEVIETAEAGFVSISGEDSLLKDNAIRLMDDSLRKKMGLNAKKLLEDRFSVSSAISQILKV; encoded by the coding sequence ATGAGAATTTGTATCGTCGTAGACGATTATATGCCGCACAGCACGAAGATTGCGGCAAAGATGATGCACGATCTTGCGAAAGGTTTTCTTTCCTTGGGTCATCAGGTCGTCGTAGTGACTCCCGGTCCCGAGTTAAGCGATCCTTATAAAATCACGGATCTCGACGGGATCAAAATTTATAGATTCCGCTCTGGACAAATCAAAAACGTTTCCAAAATCAAAAGGGCGATCAATGAAAGTCTTCTTTCTTGGAGAGCTTGGCGATCGCTTCGAAACGTTTTTAGTAAAGAATCGAACGAGTTGATCTTGTATTATTCACCGAGTATTTTTTGGGGACCTCTCATAAAAAAACTCAAGAAATTGTGGAAGGCCCACAGTTATCTCGTTCTGCGAGATTTTTTTCCGCAATGGGCGATCGACAACGGATTGCTTGGAAAGAATTCCTTCATTACGCACTACTTTAGATTTTTTGAAAGTATCAACTACGAAGCCGCGGATCGGATCGGGATTCAATCTCCGAAAAATTTAGAATGGTTTCAAACTCGATTCGCGCGAAACAAAGGAACGGAAGTTCTTTACAACTGGGCGGAGAATTCTCCGAACGATTCCGTCAAAAAAAAACAATCCTATCGATCCAAACTCGGTCTTGAAGGAAAGGTCGTTTTCTTTTACGGGGGAAACATCGGGCACGCTCAGGATATGGGTAATATTCTCCGATTGGCGGAGAATCTAAAAGAAAACAAAAACGCTCATTTTTTACTGATCGGAAACGGGGACGAAGTCGAACTCGTTCGCGAGGGAATTCGAAGAAGTTCGCTTAACAATCTCACTTTACTGGGTCCGGTTCCGCAAGACGAGTTCAAAAAAATATTAGAGGAATTTGATATAGGTTTATTCTCTCTTCATAAGAACCATCAGACGCATAATTTTCCCGGCAAGGTTTTGGGCTATATGGTCCAGGCGATGCCGATCTTGGGTTGTGTCAATCCAGGGAACGACTTAAAGGAAGTTATAGAAACTGCGGAGGCGGGTTTTGTTTCGATTTCAGGAGAGGATTCTCTGTTGAAAGACAATGCTATTCGATTGATGGATGATTCTTTGCGGAAGAAGATGGGTTTGAACGCGAAAAAACTTTTAGAGGATCGATTTTCGGTTTCGTCCGCGATATCGCAGATTCTCAAAGTATAA
- a CDS encoding O-antigen polymerase has protein sequence MSIVIFVFAILNLSFSYLFLKKTSWVLLLIQAYWFFWMFLSSLSLTGLFIPSDFTYYLYIALLSSVTIGAGLCRLLNRNDKRTRLKPHSFFKISIQDKEKYFFYGILVFIFPIVLFFLSKSIYMNLQPDAMPPAMFRAAAYGVYGESVLFGKNKYLYYYSLAVLPMILASLFVGAAFYLRLKKIRTLLLGAALVSMDAVMMLGRFGFYYILIVMILILIIKVFRNRKQFFQSITWGKVVAVAGIFVLIVLVGAMRNSSRKVDFKEIVDSYVIDYHTESFVMFDHELKDKSSMLHERTYGRSSLGGLERGFSFMLGLFRIPFQIQVQSDLIGGYLHKNRLLGYTSDGKPKEYNAFGSVLFSLYKDGGATFTIIMGIIFGFCMALFSKAMISLNPYQLSILSCLLFIGIFGIFQPVLGGPILLSTLFIGVFWRL, from the coding sequence ATGTCGATCGTAATATTCGTTTTCGCTATCTTGAATCTTTCCTTTTCTTATCTTTTTCTTAAAAAGACGAGTTGGGTATTGTTATTGATCCAGGCCTATTGGTTTTTTTGGATGTTTCTTTCTTCTCTTTCATTGACTGGGTTGTTTATTCCGTCCGATTTTACGTATTATCTCTACATAGCTCTTTTGTCTTCGGTCACAATCGGCGCAGGTCTTTGTCGTTTGCTGAATAGAAACGATAAACGGACTCGACTCAAGCCTCACTCTTTTTTTAAGATTTCTATTCAAGATAAAGAAAAGTATTTCTTTTACGGCATCTTGGTTTTTATTTTTCCGATCGTTCTGTTTTTTCTTTCCAAGTCGATTTATATGAATCTGCAACCGGACGCAATGCCTCCGGCGATGTTTAGAGCGGCTGCCTATGGAGTTTACGGTGAATCCGTTCTATTCGGGAAGAACAAATACTTATATTACTATTCTTTGGCCGTTTTGCCGATGATATTGGCTTCCTTGTTCGTAGGAGCTGCGTTCTATTTAAGACTAAAAAAAATACGAACTCTGCTATTGGGCGCCGCGTTGGTTTCAATGGACGCGGTTATGATGTTGGGAAGATTCGGATTTTATTATATTCTAATCGTAATGATCTTAATTCTTATAATTAAGGTTTTTAGAAACAGGAAACAATTTTTTCAATCCATCACTTGGGGTAAGGTTGTTGCCGTAGCCGGAATTTTTGTTTTGATTGTTCTGGTGGGCGCGATGCGAAATTCTTCTCGCAAAGTGGATTTTAAAGAGATCGTAGATTCTTACGTTATAGACTATCATACCGAATCTTTTGTGATGTTTGATCACGAATTAAAAGATAAAAGCTCGATGTTGCATGAAAGAACATACGGACGTTCTTCTCTTGGCGGTTTGGAACGCGGATTTTCTTTTATGCTCGGTTTGTTTCGAATTCCTTTTCAAATTCAAGTGCAAAGTGATTTGATCGGCGGATATTTGCACAAGAATCGATTGTTAGGTTATACTTCCGATGGAAAGCCGAAAGAATACAACGCGTTTGGTTCCGTTTTGTTTAGTCTCTATAAGGATGGGGGAGCGACCTTTACGATCATTATGGGAATTATTTTCGGATTTTGTATGGCTCTGTTTTCAAAAGCAATGATCTCTTTAAATCCTTATCAGTTATCTATTCTTTCTTGTTTATTGTTTATCGGGATTTTCGGGATCTTTCAACCTGTTTTAGGGGGACCGATTTTGTTGAGCACTCTGTTTATAGGCGTTTTTTGGCGTTTGTAA
- a CDS encoding polysaccharide biosynthesis protein, producing the protein MFHNKVLMITGGTGSFGHTVLKRFLDTDVREIRVFSRDEKKQEDMRIALSNDKVKFYIGDVRDYDSIYQATIGVDYIFHAAALKQVPSCEFYPMEAIKTNVLGTENVINASIAHNVKKLVVLSTDKAVYPINAMGMSKAMAEKLLVAKSRFLSNENTILCATRYGNVMASRGSVIPLFVEQLKANEKITITDPSMTRFLMSLEDSLDLVLHAFENARQGDIFVQKAPASTIHDLAKALKELFNKENPIKIIGTRHGEKLYESLVSREEIAKAEDMGRYFRIPADNRDLNYKKYFVEGEVNVSEFGDYTSHNTDRLTVPQVKELLLKLDYIREQLNA; encoded by the coding sequence ATGTTTCATAACAAAGTTTTAATGATTACCGGAGGCACCGGTTCTTTTGGACACACGGTGCTCAAACGATTTCTCGATACGGACGTTCGGGAAATCAGGGTTTTTAGCCGAGACGAAAAAAAACAAGAGGATATGCGGATCGCTTTATCCAACGATAAGGTGAAATTCTATATCGGCGACGTTCGGGACTACGATAGTATCTATCAAGCGACCATCGGAGTCGATTATATCTTTCACGCAGCCGCGTTAAAACAGGTTCCGTCCTGTGAATTCTATCCGATGGAAGCGATTAAAACGAACGTTCTCGGAACGGAAAACGTTATCAATGCTTCAATTGCGCATAACGTCAAGAAGTTGGTCGTATTGAGCACGGATAAGGCAGTATATCCGATCAATGCGATGGGAATGTCAAAAGCGATGGCCGAGAAGTTATTGGTCGCAAAGTCTCGCTTTTTATCCAATGAAAACACCATATTGTGCGCGACCCGTTACGGAAACGTGATGGCTTCCCGCGGATCGGTAATACCTCTTTTTGTAGAACAACTTAAGGCAAACGAAAAGATTACGATCACCGATCCGAGCATGACGCGGTTTCTGATGTCCTTGGAAGACTCGCTGGATTTGGTTTTGCACGCTTTCGAAAACGCTCGGCAAGGAGATATATTTGTTCAGAAGGCCCCTGCATCCACGATTCATGATTTGGCAAAAGCTCTAAAGGAACTGTTTAACAAAGAAAATCCAATCAAAATTATAGGCACTCGCCACGGTGAAAAACTTTACGAATCTTTAGTGTCCAGAGAAGAGATCGCAAAAGCGGAGGACATGGGAAGATATTTTAGAATTCCCGCAGATAACAGAGATTTGAATTATAAAAAATACTTCGTAGAAGGAGAAGTAAACGTTTCCGAGTTCGGAGATTATACTTCGCATAACACCGATCGTCTAACCGTTCCTCAGGTAAAAGAACTTCTCCTCAAACTCGATTACATTCGGGAGCAGTTGAATGCTTAA
- a CDS encoding class I SAM-dependent methyltransferase codes for MELKKNSIGCRFCGSTAKVEFQTRILNRYDASYFRCENCQLIQSEQPFWLQEAYEKAISVLDTGIFLRNNDNAKKLTVLLTEIQNQITKTESILSSFKRLLFKNKPFQGKILDFGGGHGILVRMMRDIGFDCYWYDKYAKNDFATGFESNKNDTYDVVLAFELFEHFENPKENIEEILKLSEPKVLIFSTLLYGDRTPAKDWWYYAFEAGQHIAFYNSKTIESMKLQGRYTTFSVLQDLHLLVRNDVKLNRNRLIRSLRKLERNFFKAKNLYSSKTFVDHSFLKNTIHSVSE; via the coding sequence TTGGAGCTTAAAAAGAATTCTATCGGATGCAGATTTTGCGGCTCTACTGCGAAAGTCGAATTTCAAACTCGAATCCTGAATCGTTATGATGCTTCTTATTTTAGATGTGAAAATTGTCAGCTGATCCAATCCGAACAACCCTTTTGGCTCCAGGAAGCTTATGAAAAAGCGATTTCAGTCTTGGATACCGGGATCTTTTTGAGAAATAATGACAACGCCAAAAAGTTAACCGTCTTATTGACTGAAATACAGAATCAAATTACAAAAACGGAAAGTATTTTATCTTCTTTTAAAAGATTGTTATTCAAGAATAAACCCTTTCAAGGTAAGATTTTGGATTTTGGCGGAGGCCACGGTATTCTCGTCAGGATGATGCGGGACATCGGTTTTGATTGTTACTGGTATGACAAATACGCTAAGAATGATTTTGCGACCGGCTTCGAATCGAATAAGAACGATACATATGATGTCGTCCTTGCATTTGAATTGTTTGAACACTTCGAGAATCCGAAGGAAAACATTGAAGAAATTTTAAAACTAAGCGAACCTAAGGTTCTGATATTTTCAACTTTATTGTATGGGGACCGGACTCCGGCAAAAGATTGGTGGTATTATGCCTTCGAAGCGGGGCAACATATTGCGTTCTATAATTCCAAAACGATCGAAAGTATGAAACTACAAGGCCGTTATACCACTTTTTCGGTTCTTCAAGATCTGCATTTGTTAGTGCGAAATGACGTGAAGCTAAATCGGAATCGGTTGATTCGTTCTCTTCGAAAGTTAGAAAGAAATTTTTTCAAAGCTAAGAACCTCTATTCCTCTAAAACTTTCGTCGATCATTCGTTTCTCAAAAACACGATTCACTCCGTTTCTGAGTAG
- a CDS encoding sugar transferase: MQYEPRYSKIYKKIFLSLFFQLLIGWFLVISAIFVTLGLVVGWDLEILLYENNFNTIVATIFSFTFSIFSLRKIFKFPVAQSSAYIVPIVTLSFAITISFFFFNRKPYSSQVLTSAYLTTLVWCFSGYFIGHRYRILKIAYIPLGSARIMENTHGAEFYALSKPSLNGNQYDAVVADFTSEELSAEYEKFLAKCTLSGIPVYHTKQIKEALTGRVKVNHLSENEFGSLLPSQFYGFLKRCIDLFASLILIPLTSPLLIVTALLIRLESKGSPIFFQRRMGYRGRTFTMYKFRSMYTDQRGQGFTEGPSDPRITRVGKIIRKYRIDELPQLFNVLFGSMSFIGPRPESYELSQWYEKEVPFFSYRHIVRPGITGWAQVEQGYAAEVDGMNVKLEYDFYYIKNFSFWLDMLITFKTIKTILTGFGAR; this comes from the coding sequence ATGCAATACGAACCGCGTTATTCAAAGATCTATAAAAAGATTTTCTTAAGCCTATTCTTTCAGCTTTTGATCGGATGGTTTTTGGTGATCTCGGCCATCTTTGTAACCCTGGGTTTGGTGGTCGGATGGGATCTCGAAATTCTCCTTTACGAGAATAACTTCAATACGATCGTCGCGACGATTTTCTCGTTTACGTTTTCCATTTTTTCTCTTCGTAAGATTTTTAAATTTCCGGTCGCGCAATCCTCCGCGTATATCGTTCCGATCGTAACCTTGTCGTTTGCGATCACGATTTCCTTTTTCTTTTTCAATCGGAAACCTTATAGCAGTCAGGTTTTGACTTCGGCGTATCTGACCACTTTGGTTTGGTGTTTTTCCGGTTATTTTATAGGTCATCGGTATAGAATATTAAAAATAGCTTATATTCCGCTGGGCTCCGCCAGGATTATGGAGAACACACACGGCGCGGAATTTTACGCCTTGTCTAAACCTTCTTTAAACGGAAATCAATACGACGCGGTGGTGGCAGATTTTACTTCGGAAGAATTGAGCGCCGAATATGAAAAATTCTTAGCGAAATGTACCCTTTCCGGAATTCCGGTCTATCATACGAAACAGATCAAGGAAGCTCTGACCGGTCGAGTCAAAGTAAATCATCTTTCCGAAAACGAATTCGGTTCTTTATTGCCTTCTCAATTTTACGGTTTTCTAAAACGATGTATCGACCTTTTTGCATCTTTGATTTTAATTCCGCTGACTTCTCCCTTATTGATCGTTACCGCGTTGCTGATTCGATTGGAAAGTAAGGGTTCTCCGATTTTCTTCCAGAGAAGAATGGGGTATCGCGGCCGAACTTTTACGATGTATAAATTTAGAAGTATGTATACGGATCAAAGAGGTCAGGGGTTTACGGAAGGACCGAGCGATCCCCGTATTACGAGAGTCGGAAAGATCATTCGCAAATATAGAATCGACGAATTACCCCAACTTTTTAACGTTCTTTTCGGATCGATGAGTTTTATCGGTCCGAGACCCGAGTCCTACGAACTTTCACAATGGTATGAAAAGGAAGTCCCTTTTTTCAGTTATAGACATATCGTTCGTCCCGGGATTACGGGTTGGGCTCAAGTGGAGCAGGGTTACGCGGCGGAAGTGGACGGCATGAACGTTAAACTAGAATACGATTTTTATTATATTAAGAATTTTTCATTTTGGTTGGATATGTTGATCACGTTTAAAACGATTAAGACCATATTGACCGGTTTTGGCGCGCGTTGA